From one Streptomyces sp. NBC_01478 genomic stretch:
- the rho gene encoding transcription termination factor Rho yields MTTTLEPPVQEQPRTQTATGVLDIDGNGKGHLRALDCQPTPTDLQVSPALIRRHGLRKGDLVEGVRGGQRALTEVAFVNGHTPGELRGRRHFRDLTPLHPRERLHLEHPAAGLTGRVTDLIAPVGKGQRGLIVAPPKTGKTVLLQQIAAAVAGNHPEARLMVVLLDERPEEVTDMRRSVRGEVYASTFDKAPKQHIALAELVIERAKRLVEAGEDVVILLDSLTRLCRAHNNAAASGGRTLSGGVDATALIGPKKFFGAARLAEEGGSLTILATALVETGSRADDFYFEELKSTGNMELRLSRDLASRRVFPAIEITPSGTRREELLLNPAELTAVRGLRRALQSRDGQSATETLLERMRETPDNATFVRRIQPTLPSS; encoded by the coding sequence ATGACCACCACACTCGAACCCCCCGTACAGGAACAGCCCCGCACCCAGACCGCCACCGGTGTCCTCGACATCGACGGCAACGGGAAGGGGCATCTGCGGGCGCTGGACTGCCAGCCCACGCCCACCGACCTCCAGGTCTCCCCCGCGCTGATCCGCCGTCACGGCCTGCGCAAGGGCGACCTCGTGGAAGGCGTCCGCGGCGGCCAACGCGCCCTGACCGAGGTCGCGTTCGTCAACGGGCACACGCCCGGCGAACTGCGCGGCCGACGCCACTTCCGCGACCTCACCCCGCTGCACCCGCGTGAGCGGCTCCACCTCGAACACCCGGCGGCCGGCCTCACCGGACGCGTCACCGACCTGATCGCCCCCGTCGGCAAGGGCCAGCGCGGCCTGATCGTGGCCCCGCCCAAGACCGGCAAGACGGTACTGCTCCAGCAGATCGCGGCGGCCGTCGCCGGCAACCACCCCGAGGCCCGCCTCATGGTGGTCCTGCTCGACGAGCGCCCCGAGGAGGTCACCGACATGCGGCGCTCCGTGCGCGGCGAGGTGTACGCCTCCACCTTCGACAAGGCCCCCAAGCAGCACATCGCGCTGGCCGAGCTCGTGATCGAGCGGGCCAAGCGGCTCGTCGAGGCGGGCGAGGACGTAGTGATCCTCCTCGACTCGCTGACCCGCCTGTGCCGGGCACACAACAACGCGGCGGCCTCCGGTGGCCGCACCCTCAGCGGCGGTGTCGACGCGACCGCGCTGATCGGCCCGAAGAAGTTCTTCGGCGCCGCCCGCCTCGCCGAGGAGGGCGGCTCGCTCACCATCCTCGCCACCGCACTGGTAGAGACCGGCTCCCGTGCCGACGACTTCTACTTCGAGGAACTCAAGAGCACCGGCAACATGGAGCTCCGCCTCAGCCGCGATCTGGCCTCCCGCCGGGTCTTCCCGGCCATCGAGATCACCCCGTCCGGCACCCGCCGCGAGGAACTCCTGCTCAATCCGGCCGAGTTGACGGCGGTACGAGGCCTGCGCAGGGCCCTCCAGTCAAGGGACGGCCAGAGCGCCACGGAGACTCTCCTGGAGCGCATGCGCGAAACTCCGGACAACGCAACGTTCGTACGCCGAATCCAACCGACGCTGCCTTCAAGCTGA
- a CDS encoding YciI family protein: MKYMLLVCGDDTADASGMAPVEPWVEELGERDVRLHGHRLALPAEAVTVRVRGGEVLRTDGPFAETKEYVAGFDILECDTLEEAVEAAAKHPVATIGAMEVRPFWPMDGEEDGETEIRALDAERHGTADFRKAVEDVLGGVTGPLNREVLEFRVHVDESVAFGHALVRLRGTRTDGRPLDDVLRVTTGYRNTGLRWQIVHEHVSPATEKAGK; the protein is encoded by the coding sequence ATGAAATACATGCTGCTCGTGTGTGGCGACGACACCGCCGACGCCTCCGGGATGGCACCCGTAGAACCCTGGGTGGAGGAGCTCGGCGAGCGCGACGTACGGCTGCACGGTCACCGGCTCGCCCTGCCCGCCGAGGCCGTCACCGTACGGGTGCGCGGCGGAGAAGTGCTGCGCACCGACGGGCCGTTCGCGGAGACCAAGGAGTACGTCGCCGGATTCGACATCCTGGAGTGCGACACCCTGGAGGAGGCGGTCGAGGCCGCCGCGAAGCACCCCGTGGCCACCATCGGCGCCATGGAGGTGCGCCCCTTCTGGCCGATGGACGGCGAGGAGGACGGCGAGACGGAGATCCGCGCGCTCGACGCCGAACGGCACGGGACCGCCGACTTCCGCAAGGCCGTGGAGGACGTCCTCGGGGGCGTGACCGGACCCCTGAACCGCGAGGTGCTGGAGTTCCGCGTCCACGTAGACGAGTCCGTCGCCTTCGGCCACGCCCTCGTCCGACTGCGCGGCACCCGCACCGACGGCCGGCCGCTGGACGACGTACTGCGCGTGACCACCGGCTACCGCAACACCGGCCTGCGCTGGCAGATCGTCCACGAGCACGTCTCACCCGCCACCGAGAAGGCCGGGAAGTAG
- a CDS encoding MarR family winged helix-turn-helix transcriptional regulator, which translates to MTSPRDTAPPATEDLGMVDALAQLSFLVQNALAEIAGEYDLSITQTRLLGILRDREPTMNQLGHHLGLDKSSITGLVDRAQRRGLVTRTPSTVDRRSFQVSITDAGRRLTEQVAARFAERIERCVEPLPATDRKRLSRMATRIVTADAQDRGIDLRTDPR; encoded by the coding sequence ATGACCTCACCGCGTGACACCGCGCCCCCCGCGACCGAGGACCTCGGCATGGTCGACGCCCTCGCCCAGTTGTCGTTCCTGGTGCAGAACGCGCTGGCCGAGATCGCCGGGGAGTACGACCTGTCGATCACCCAGACGCGGCTGCTCGGGATCCTGCGGGACCGGGAGCCGACGATGAACCAGCTCGGCCACCACCTCGGCCTCGACAAGTCCTCGATCACGGGCCTCGTCGACCGTGCACAGCGCCGGGGGCTGGTCACCCGCACGCCCAGCACCGTCGACCGCCGCTCGTTCCAGGTGTCGATCACCGACGCCGGCCGCCGGCTCACGGAGCAGGTCGCCGCCCGGTTCGCCGAGCGGATCGAGAGGTGTGTCGAGCCGCTTCCCGCAACCGACCGGAAGCGGCTGTCGCGGATGGCGACGCGGATCGTGACCGCCGACGCCCAGGACCGTGGCATCGACCTGCGCACCGATCCCCGCTGA
- a CDS encoding class I SAM-dependent methyltransferase, producing MSTDDQARLMRANQANWDARTPVHLASRFYGLDGDPDPARWFASFEWDDLGDLAGRDVLHLQCHLGTETLAFAQRGARATGLDFSEASVTAANGIAAKAGLAVDYVQANVYDAVEALGQRQFDIVYTGKGALCYLPDLPRWADVVARLLRPGGLLYIVEFHPLLNSLGPKPSPGEGPELLLRHDYLGGGGPVHRDATFTYTDGPAVADATDSYEWMHGIDEVINALTTAGLNIRRLRESDELPWPRWPQMVRTPTGWWRLPEPRIPLLYGLLASR from the coding sequence ATGAGCACCGACGACCAGGCCCGGCTGATGCGGGCCAACCAGGCGAACTGGGACGCCCGCACCCCCGTCCACCTCGCCAGCCGGTTCTACGGCCTCGACGGCGACCCGGACCCGGCCCGCTGGTTCGCCTCCTTCGAGTGGGACGACCTCGGCGACCTGGCCGGCCGTGACGTGCTGCACCTCCAGTGCCACCTCGGCACGGAGACCCTCGCGTTCGCACAGCGCGGGGCGCGTGCCACGGGCCTCGACTTCTCCGAGGCGTCCGTGACGGCCGCGAACGGCATCGCGGCGAAGGCGGGCCTGGCCGTCGACTACGTACAGGCGAATGTGTACGACGCCGTGGAGGCCCTGGGGCAACGGCAGTTCGACATCGTGTACACCGGCAAAGGCGCCCTGTGCTACCTGCCCGATCTACCGCGCTGGGCCGACGTGGTCGCCCGACTCCTGCGTCCGGGCGGCCTGTTGTACATCGTCGAGTTCCACCCCCTCCTCAACTCCCTCGGCCCGAAGCCGAGTCCGGGCGAGGGACCCGAACTGCTGCTGCGCCACGACTACCTGGGCGGCGGCGGTCCGGTGCACCGGGACGCGACGTTCACGTACACCGACGGCCCGGCCGTGGCGGACGCGACCGACAGCTACGAGTGGATGCACGGAATAGACGAGGTCATCAACGCGTTGACGACAGCGGGACTGAACATCCGGCGCCTTCGCGAGAGCGACGAACTACCGTGGCCGCGCTGGCCGCAGATGGTCCGGACCCCGACAGGCTGGTGGCGACTGCCAGAGCCGCGGATCCCCCTCCTGTACGGCCTCCTGGCAAGCCGCTGA
- a CDS encoding RNA polymerase sigma factor, with amino-acid sequence MSVPDVEEAVAAAFREEWGQVVATLIRVTGDWDLAEECAQDAFAQALDRWRRDGIPRRPGAWLTTTARNRALDVLRREAVGAAKLREVAVLGRDEGPYDPQDDGDDSGVEDDRLRLVFTCCHPALPIEARVALTLRTLAGLTTPEIARAFLVPEATMSQRLVRAKKKIRNAGIPYRVPPAHLLPERTTGVLGVVYLLFNEGYAATSGADLVRTNLCAEAIRLARVLARLMPDEPEVLGLLALLLLHDSRRGTRVDAAGELVTLEDQDRTAWDRAEVEEGAHLLESALRRGRPGPYQIQAAIAACHTTAPTAEETDWADIAGLYGELERFVPSAVVRLNRAVAVGMAEHPDVGLELVAELERSGELTDYHLLPATRADLLRRSGRTAEAAEAYGRALELVENAAERRFLERRLAELRLGG; translated from the coding sequence GTGAGCGTGCCGGACGTCGAGGAGGCGGTCGCCGCCGCCTTCCGCGAGGAGTGGGGCCAGGTCGTCGCCACCCTGATCCGGGTGACCGGCGACTGGGACCTCGCGGAGGAGTGCGCGCAGGACGCCTTCGCCCAGGCCCTCGACCGGTGGCGGCGCGACGGCATCCCGCGCCGCCCCGGCGCCTGGCTGACCACGACCGCCCGCAACCGCGCCCTCGACGTCCTGCGCCGGGAGGCGGTCGGAGCGGCGAAACTGCGGGAGGTCGCGGTGCTGGGACGGGACGAGGGACCGTACGACCCGCAGGACGACGGTGACGACAGCGGTGTCGAGGACGACCGGCTGCGGCTGGTCTTCACCTGCTGCCACCCCGCGCTGCCCATCGAGGCCAGGGTCGCGCTGACCCTGCGCACGCTCGCGGGGCTGACCACCCCCGAGATCGCCCGTGCCTTCCTCGTCCCCGAGGCGACCATGTCGCAACGGCTGGTGCGCGCCAAGAAGAAGATCCGCAACGCGGGTATCCCGTACCGGGTGCCGCCCGCGCATCTGCTGCCCGAGCGGACGACGGGCGTGCTCGGAGTGGTGTACCTCCTCTTCAACGAGGGGTACGCGGCCACGTCCGGCGCGGACCTGGTCCGGACGAACCTGTGCGCGGAGGCGATCCGGCTGGCCCGCGTCCTGGCCCGTCTGATGCCGGACGAGCCCGAAGTGCTGGGCCTGCTGGCCCTGTTGCTGCTGCACGACTCCCGCCGCGGCACCCGCGTGGACGCGGCGGGCGAGTTGGTGACGTTGGAGGACCAGGACCGTACGGCGTGGGACCGGGCCGAAGTCGAGGAGGGCGCCCACCTGTTGGAGTCCGCGCTGCGACGGGGCCGCCCCGGGCCCTACCAGATCCAGGCCGCCATCGCCGCCTGCCACACCACCGCGCCCACGGCCGAGGAGACCGACTGGGCCGATATCGCGGGCCTGTACGGCGAGTTGGAGCGCTTCGTGCCCTCGGCCGTGGTGCGCCTCAACCGCGCGGTGGCCGTAGGCATGGCCGAACACCCGGACGTGGGGCTGGAGTTGGTGGCCGAGCTGGAACGGTCGGGTGAACTGACGGACTATCACCTGCTGCCCGCGACCCGCGCCGATCTGCTGCGCCGCAGCGGTCGTACGGCGGAGGCGGCCGAAGCGTACGGGCGGGCGCTGGAGTTGGTGGAGAACGCGGCGGAGCGAAGGTTTCTGGAGCGGCGGCTCGCGGAACTCCGGCTGGGCGGCTGA
- a CDS encoding VOC family protein: MTTRLDHVGVNVRDLAAQVAWYQSAFGLKTVFEFHLEGPGLRGVVLEHPRGWRIELLARPGSAPGLRAPDPMTAVLHEGYGHFAVTTPELDPVHGALLAHGAGEVMAPGQSPEPGVRMAWVSDPEGNLIELIEKNAE, from the coding sequence GTGACCACCCGACTCGACCACGTGGGCGTCAACGTACGGGATCTGGCAGCCCAAGTCGCTTGGTATCAGAGCGCGTTCGGCCTCAAGACCGTCTTCGAGTTCCACCTCGAAGGGCCCGGTCTGAGGGGCGTCGTGCTGGAGCATCCGCGGGGCTGGCGCATCGAGTTGCTCGCCAGGCCCGGTTCCGCCCCCGGCCTTCGCGCGCCGGACCCGATGACCGCCGTACTCCACGAGGGATACGGGCACTTCGCGGTCACCACCCCCGAACTCGACCCCGTCCACGGCGCGTTGCTGGCCCATGGAGCGGGCGAGGTCATGGCACCCGGGCAGTCCCCCGAGCCCGGAGTGCGCATGGCCTGGGTCAGTGACCCCGAGGGAAATCTCATCGAACTCATAGAGAAAAACGCAGAGTGA
- a CDS encoding helix-turn-helix transcriptional regulator, whose product MSDDPRRELAEFLRTRRTRLRPEDVGLEPGPRRRVAGLRREELALLAGVSSDYYQRMEQGRDVRPSEQVLDALARALDFSAEETRHLHSLAAAARTPARPPRPYEPEEVPDTTLRLLHGMTAPALVVGRFLDVLAWNPLGGALLGDFTRQPQKERNMLALFLHPQADRTCPNRAATVAELIGMLRTQVAADPGNPRAVELVGELAVRSDEFAALWALHDVEEPTRGQMRLDHPRVGELNLDWDAYPIPGNPGPALMVCTAAEGSLDAERLQHLADLLDLR is encoded by the coding sequence ATGAGCGACGATCCCCGACGCGAACTCGCGGAGTTCCTGCGCACCCGCCGAACTCGACTGCGGCCGGAGGACGTCGGCCTGGAGCCCGGCCCGCGACGGCGCGTCGCCGGACTGCGGCGCGAGGAGCTGGCCCTGCTGGCCGGGGTGAGTTCGGACTACTACCAGCGCATGGAGCAGGGCCGCGACGTACGCCCCTCCGAACAGGTCCTGGACGCCCTGGCGCGCGCCCTCGACTTCTCCGCCGAGGAGACCCGCCACCTGCACAGCCTCGCCGCCGCCGCACGCACCCCGGCCCGCCCGCCGCGTCCGTACGAGCCGGAGGAGGTACCGGACACCACGCTACGACTGCTGCACGGCATGACCGCACCCGCTCTGGTCGTCGGCCGTTTCCTGGACGTGCTGGCCTGGAACCCGCTCGGCGGCGCCCTGCTGGGGGACTTCACCCGGCAGCCCCAGAAGGAGCGGAACATGCTGGCACTGTTCCTGCACCCGCAGGCCGACCGGACCTGCCCGAACCGGGCGGCCACCGTCGCGGAGCTGATCGGGATGCTGCGGACGCAGGTCGCCGCCGATCCGGGGAACCCGCGCGCCGTCGAGCTGGTCGGTGAACTCGCCGTCCGCAGCGACGAGTTCGCGGCCCTGTGGGCCCTCCACGACGTGGAGGAACCGACCCGCGGCCAGATGCGCCTCGACCACCCCCGGGTCGGCGAGCTGAACCTGGACTGGGACGCCTACCCGATACCGGGCAACCCCGGTCCCGCGCTCATGGTCTGCACCGCCGCCGAGGGCAGCCTCGACGCCGAGCGCCTCCAACACCTCGCCGACCTGCTCGACCTCCGCTGA
- a CDS encoding SDR family NAD(P)-dependent oxidoreductase, producing the protein MGRLAGKIAFISGTGAGIGRAAALIFAAEGAEVFGCDIDEDSAAETVELVEKAGGIMRSLAPVDLSTQDGAREWIEAGIASFGGIDILYNNASALRNGPFETMPAEDWYFTIRNELDIPYFCTQAAWPHLIARGGGAVLNVASVAAVRGAPFMPMVPHGAAKGGVLAMSMHLCAAGAPHRIRVNTIAPGMTRTSATAPFLDDPDGPKAQLEARIPVGRVGQPEDIARAAAFLCSDEAAFVNGSNLMVDGGDSAMAG; encoded by the coding sequence ATGGGTCGACTGGCCGGGAAAATCGCTTTCATCAGTGGAACGGGGGCGGGAATAGGGCGGGCCGCGGCGCTGATATTCGCGGCGGAAGGTGCTGAGGTCTTCGGTTGCGACATCGACGAGGACAGTGCGGCCGAAACCGTGGAACTCGTCGAAAAGGCCGGCGGAATCATGCGGTCCCTCGCCCCCGTGGATCTGTCCACCCAGGACGGCGCCCGGGAGTGGATCGAGGCCGGGATCGCGTCCTTCGGCGGGATCGACATCCTGTACAACAACGCCTCCGCGCTGCGGAACGGCCCGTTCGAGACGATGCCCGCCGAGGACTGGTACTTCACCATCAGGAACGAGCTGGACATCCCCTACTTCTGCACCCAGGCCGCCTGGCCGCACCTGATCGCGCGGGGTGGGGGTGCTGTTCTCAACGTCGCCTCCGTGGCCGCCGTACGCGGTGCGCCGTTCATGCCGATGGTGCCCCACGGGGCCGCCAAAGGCGGGGTGTTGGCGATGAGCATGCACCTGTGCGCGGCCGGCGCTCCGCACCGCATCCGGGTCAACACCATCGCGCCGGGCATGACCCGCACCTCCGCCACCGCGCCCTTCCTCGACGATCCGGACGGCCCCAAGGCCCAGTTGGAGGCGCGCATCCCGGTCGGGCGGGTGGGGCAGCCCGAGGACATCGCGCGGGCCGCCGCCTTCCTCTGCTCCGACGAGGCGGCCTTCGTCAACGGCTCCAACCTCATGGTCGACGGCGGCGACAGCGCGATGGCGGGCTGA
- a CDS encoding glycosyltransferase 87 family protein — protein MRTPATDRGRLLLVLALAVVVTVFTATVPLLRDWFDLRVYYGTVHTWLHHGGRIYDYRVPGTTYGFTYPPFAAVSMAPMAYLGLGTAIAAALVLNLTALAGVLRILAGPGWRRYGWFGWALAACGLALFEPLRDTFSFGQVNLLLLALVLGDGWLLSTGRGRWAGVGIGLAAAVKLTPALFIGLLLLARRWKAAAVATAVALAATGLAALVVPGASKFYWTQAMWDTTRVGRLDYVSNQSLQGVLARLGETGRPVWAVVVLLVLGVWAVRARRAVVAGDWIAAFALTGLTACLISPITWVHHLVWLLPSFAVLVRAGHPRIAGALYAVMCTSVVWLWFDDASGIDGFLGSNTYTWITLGLLLWLPTGQALGDRAPLNRNASTTAPAPSTAAATIAAVSAQPGPSSATSAATATGTAAGPGLGLGLARNASSDPTGSTRPAAAKPQSSSSRASSYTVKPPPA, from the coding sequence GTGAGAACACCCGCCACCGACCGCGGCCGCCTCCTCCTGGTGCTGGCCCTCGCCGTCGTCGTCACCGTCTTCACCGCGACCGTCCCGCTGCTGCGCGACTGGTTCGACCTGCGCGTCTACTACGGGACCGTCCACACCTGGCTCCACCACGGCGGCCGGATCTACGACTATCGGGTGCCCGGGACGACGTACGGCTTCACCTACCCGCCGTTCGCCGCCGTCAGCATGGCCCCGATGGCGTACCTCGGGCTCGGCACCGCGATCGCCGCCGCGCTCGTCCTCAACCTGACGGCCCTCGCCGGGGTGCTGCGCATCCTGGCGGGGCCCGGGTGGCGGCGGTACGGCTGGTTCGGGTGGGCGTTGGCGGCCTGCGGGCTGGCGCTGTTCGAGCCGTTGCGCGACACCTTCAGCTTCGGCCAGGTGAACCTCCTGCTGCTGGCCCTCGTCCTCGGCGACGGCTGGCTGCTCTCCACCGGCCGGGGCCGCTGGGCTGGCGTCGGCATCGGCCTCGCGGCGGCGGTCAAGCTCACGCCGGCGCTGTTCATCGGCCTGTTGCTGCTGGCCAGACGCTGGAAAGCCGCCGCGGTGGCGACGGCTGTGGCGCTCGCGGCGACCGGACTCGCGGCGCTGGTGGTCCCGGGCGCCTCGAAGTTCTACTGGACCCAGGCCATGTGGGACACCACCCGCGTGGGCCGTCTCGACTACGTCTCCAACCAGTCCCTGCAAGGCGTCCTGGCCCGGCTCGGCGAGACGGGCCGCCCGGTGTGGGCGGTGGTCGTCCTGCTCGTGCTGGGTGTGTGGGCGGTGCGGGCGCGCCGCGCGGTCGTCGCGGGGGACTGGATCGCCGCGTTCGCGCTGACCGGGCTGACCGCGTGTCTGATCAGCCCGATCACCTGGGTGCACCATCTCGTGTGGCTGCTGCCGTCCTTCGCCGTGCTGGTCCGCGCCGGGCACCCGCGGATCGCGGGCGCGCTGTACGCGGTGATGTGCACGAGTGTCGTGTGGCTGTGGTTCGACGACGCCTCGGGCATCGACGGCTTCCTCGGCAGCAACACGTACACCTGGATCACCCTCGGCCTGCTGCTGTGGCTGCCGACCGGTCAGGCCCTGGGCGACCGCGCGCCCCTGAACCGCAACGCCAGTACCACCGCGCCCGCGCCCAGCACCGCGGCGGCCACGATCGCTGCCGTATCGGCCCAGCCCGGACCGTCGTCCGCCACGTCCGCGGCCACGGCCACCGGCACGGCCGCGGGACCCGGCCTCGGCCTGGGCCTCGCCCGCAACGCGTCCAGCGACCCCACCGGATCGACCCGCCCGGCAGCCGCGAAACCCCAGTCGAGCAGCTCGCGCGCCTCTTCGTACACGGTGAAGCCACCGCCCGCCTGA
- a CDS encoding YciI family protein, with amino-acid sequence MKYALLICTPVDGEELSPAEIAADPRFASYVDEVRGRDLMRGGARLRPSTDATTVRVQGDEVLLSDGPFVESKEYVAGIDIIEVADLDEAISLASRHPAALAGGSVEVRPVWE; translated from the coding sequence ATGAAGTACGCCCTGCTCATCTGCACACCCGTGGACGGCGAGGAACTCAGCCCCGCCGAGATCGCCGCCGACCCCCGCTTCGCCTCCTACGTCGACGAGGTCCGCGGCCGCGACCTCATGCGCGGCGGAGCACGCCTGCGGCCGTCCACCGACGCCACCACCGTCCGCGTCCAGGGCGACGAAGTCCTGCTCAGCGACGGGCCGTTCGTCGAGTCCAAGGAGTACGTCGCCGGCATCGACATCATCGAGGTCGCCGATCTGGACGAGGCGATCTCGCTCGCCTCCCGGCACCCCGCCGCGCTCGCCGGCGGTTCGGTCGAGGTGCGGCCGGTCTGGGAGTGA
- a CDS encoding NADP-dependent oxidoreductase: MKAVQITSFGTADVLRINEVDRPAPGSGEVLVSVEASSVNGHDVIVRGGELKMVSGRRFPIGVGLDFAGVVAATGAGVEAYRVGDRVWGMVHPRQRHSVAGAAEYVVVAAERISHAPADLSSVEAASLVVAGSTALIALRDSVRLVSGEKVLVRGAAGGVGTAAVQLAHAMGGHVTALARDRHAKILTDLGADEVLDYGSTTSDQIGPFDVIVDTVGTELHCYRGRLAKGGRMVTVGLSPSAIAAIAASSVHGSRRIRTFSANPETPVLRDVADRVASGALRPVIDSVYPLADIAAAHQAFERGGVVGKHVVTVPRGSL, encoded by the coding sequence ATGAAGGCCGTTCAGATCACGAGTTTCGGTACTGCGGACGTTCTGCGGATCAATGAGGTGGATCGTCCCGCTCCCGGTTCGGGCGAGGTGCTGGTGTCGGTCGAGGCGTCCAGCGTGAACGGGCACGATGTGATCGTCCGGGGCGGGGAGTTGAAGATGGTGTCGGGGCGCCGCTTCCCGATCGGTGTGGGGCTGGACTTCGCCGGCGTCGTCGCCGCGACCGGCGCCGGTGTCGAGGCCTACCGGGTCGGGGACCGGGTGTGGGGCATGGTGCACCCCCGGCAGCGGCACTCCGTCGCGGGGGCGGCCGAGTACGTCGTGGTCGCCGCGGAGCGCATCTCGCACGCCCCGGCGGACCTCTCGTCGGTCGAGGCGGCCTCCCTGGTGGTGGCGGGTTCCACGGCGCTGATCGCGCTGCGCGACAGTGTGCGCCTGGTGAGCGGCGAGAAGGTCCTGGTCCGGGGCGCGGCCGGCGGAGTCGGCACGGCCGCCGTGCAGTTGGCGCACGCGATGGGCGGCCATGTGACGGCGCTGGCCCGCGACCGCCACGCCAAGATCCTCACCGACCTCGGCGCCGACGAGGTCCTCGACTACGGCTCCACCACCTCGGACCAGATCGGGCCGTTCGACGTCATTGTCGACACCGTCGGCACGGAACTGCACTGCTACCGCGGCCGGTTGGCCAAGGGCGGCCGGATGGTGACCGTCGGACTGTCCCCGTCCGCCATCGCGGCGATCGCCGCGTCGAGCGTGCATGGCTCCCGCCGTATCCGCACCTTCAGTGCCAACCCCGAGACCCCCGTGCTGCGCGATGTGGCCGACCGTGTCGCCTCGGGCGCGCTGCGCCCGGTGATCGACAGCGTGTACCCGCTCGCGGACATCGCCGCGGCGCACCAGGCGTTCGAGCGCGGCGGTGTCGTGGGCAAGCACGTGGTGACGGTGCCGCGCGGCTCTCTCTGA
- a CDS encoding MFS transporter, whose translation MTDSTSLKRLDPGTLIACCLAVAAAQLCITVPSPINGEIQAAFGASGSQVAWVTSAFILPTAILELNFGVVGDLFGRKRLLVLGGLVLALGELLNSTSQSITMLWTGQALAGIGAAALFPSSLAVIAAATPDGKDRAKAVSTWALSISLASALGPLSSGILATVADFRWAFVPPVVLGLIVAVACWKLVTDSKAPEGRALDWPGQITIAVGLTALLWGIIEGGDRGWGSVAIVGSLTLAAVALAGFVVAETRATSPMFNLDLLRIPSFAAAAVVALAGMFGFIGTAYCVSIRLGAVMHLSALRAGMPFVILQLIPLLLAPVLSRMLTRIDARWLLMGGLLPMAAGQFWIAALPITTTSLAAFIGPVLLLGIGFICVVSSLTSAAVNAVPINMTGMASGATSLVREFGQGLGPAVISTIAMSAASSALVGKLSGADAGMEKAAGPLAVVNAGSAQAKAAAQTALGHGMALGVVICGCASLLGAVVTLLLVRKNTERATVGAGEPSVQAATA comes from the coding sequence ATGACGGATTCGACCTCCTTGAAAAGACTGGACCCCGGAACGCTCATAGCGTGCTGTCTCGCGGTCGCGGCGGCACAGTTGTGCATTACCGTTCCCTCGCCCATCAATGGAGAAATTCAGGCCGCATTCGGCGCATCGGGTTCCCAAGTAGCCTGGGTAACCTCCGCCTTCATTCTCCCCACCGCGATTCTGGAACTGAATTTCGGTGTGGTGGGAGATCTCTTCGGCCGCAAGCGGCTGTTGGTGCTCGGCGGGCTCGTCCTGGCGCTCGGTGAACTGCTCAACTCCACCTCGCAGAGCATCACCATGCTGTGGACCGGGCAGGCCCTGGCCGGCATCGGCGCCGCCGCCCTGTTCCCCAGCTCCCTCGCGGTCATCGCCGCGGCCACACCCGACGGCAAGGACCGGGCGAAAGCCGTCTCCACCTGGGCCCTGTCGATCTCCCTCGCCTCCGCCCTCGGCCCGCTGTCCTCCGGGATCCTCGCCACGGTCGCCGACTTCCGGTGGGCGTTCGTGCCGCCGGTCGTCCTCGGTCTGATCGTCGCGGTCGCCTGCTGGAAGCTCGTCACCGACTCCAAGGCGCCCGAGGGCCGCGCGCTGGACTGGCCGGGGCAGATCACCATCGCCGTCGGCCTGACCGCCCTGCTCTGGGGCATCATCGAGGGCGGCGACCGCGGCTGGGGCAGCGTGGCGATCGTCGGCTCGCTGACCCTGGCGGCCGTCGCGCTCGCCGGGTTCGTCGTCGCGGAGACCCGCGCGACCTCCCCGATGTTCAACCTCGACCTGCTGAGGATCCCGTCCTTCGCGGCGGCGGCCGTCGTCGCCCTGGCCGGCATGTTCGGCTTCATCGGCACCGCCTACTGCGTCTCGATCCGCCTCGGCGCGGTCATGCACCTGAGCGCGCTGCGGGCCGGAATGCCCTTCGTGATCCTGCAGTTGATCCCGCTGCTGCTGGCGCCGGTGCTCAGCCGGATGCTCACCAGGATCGACGCCCGCTGGCTGCTGATGGGCGGCCTGCTGCCCATGGCCGCCGGACAGTTCTGGATCGCCGCGCTGCCCATCACCACCACCTCCCTCGCGGCCTTCATCGGCCCGGTGCTGCTCCTCGGCATCGGCTTCATCTGCGTGGTGTCCTCGCTGACCTCCGCCGCGGTGAACGCCGTACCGATCAACATGACCGGCATGGCCAGCGGCGCGACCAGCCTGGTCCGTGAGTTCGGCCAGGGTCTCGGTCCGGCCGTCATCAGCACCATCGCGATGAGCGCCGCGTCCTCCGCCCTGGTCGGCAAGCTCAGTGGCGCCGACGCGGGCATGGAGAAGGCGGCCGGACCCCTCGCCGTCGTCAACGCGGGCAGCGCCCAGGCCAAGGCCGCCGCGCAGACCGCCCTCGGCCACGGCATGGCCCTCGGCGTGGTGATCTGCGGCTGCGCCTCGCTGCTGGGCGCGGTGGTCACCCTGCTGCTGGTGCGCAAGAACACCGAGCGGGCGACGGTGGGGGCGGGGGAGCCGTCGGTGCAGGCCGCCACCGCGTAA